A single window of Intrasporangium calvum DSM 43043 DNA harbors:
- a CDS encoding glycosyltransferase: MTDPTPPPVREPSSGPRARAANRPVLVVTVVHHPDDARIRYREIEALLDAGHPVTYAAPFADYGVDPAPRAGLTTIDLPRAVGRRRLKALRESRRLLARLAPAHGAVIIHDPELLLAATGRRLPHLIWDVHEDTAAAIEIKGWLPPRLRRPAAAAVRWLERAAERRHALLLAEPGYTDRFSRTHPVIPNTTTVPETVAPPGSERVVYLGAVTVARGARTMAEAGRLVRQHTDGAVSVEIIGPPRDEESRRILEEAADRGDLRLHGFVANQAALEMVSGSLAGLSLLRDEPNYRHSTPTKVYEYLAHGVPVVTTPLPLARDLVAASGAGIVVPFDDAEAVAAAVVELWRDPERAARMGADGHAYARLHHDWRSMQDAFVEAVRAVMGNDPQAQPGSPGVGTTDGSTQPGGYS; encoded by the coding sequence ATGACGGACCCCACGCCACCGCCGGTCCGGGAGCCCTCGTCGGGTCCCAGGGCGAGGGCGGCGAACCGGCCGGTCCTGGTCGTCACCGTCGTGCACCACCCGGATGACGCCCGCATCCGCTACCGCGAGATCGAGGCGCTGCTCGACGCCGGGCACCCCGTGACCTACGCCGCGCCGTTCGCGGACTACGGTGTCGACCCAGCCCCGCGGGCGGGCCTGACCACCATCGACCTCCCCCGGGCCGTCGGCCGACGACGACTGAAGGCGCTCAGGGAGTCACGCCGCCTGCTGGCCCGTCTGGCGCCTGCCCATGGCGCCGTGATCATCCACGATCCCGAGCTGCTCCTTGCCGCCACCGGGCGTCGCCTCCCGCACCTCATCTGGGACGTGCACGAGGACACGGCTGCGGCGATCGAGATCAAGGGCTGGCTCCCGCCCCGCCTTCGCCGACCTGCCGCTGCCGCCGTCCGCTGGCTCGAGAGGGCCGCAGAGCGCCGCCACGCCCTCCTGCTCGCCGAGCCCGGCTACACCGACCGCTTCTCCCGCACGCACCCGGTCATCCCCAACACGACGACCGTTCCGGAGACCGTGGCCCCCCCGGGGTCGGAACGCGTGGTCTACCTCGGAGCGGTCACCGTGGCCCGGGGGGCCCGAACCATGGCCGAGGCCGGCCGCCTGGTCCGCCAGCACACGGACGGTGCCGTCTCCGTGGAGATCATCGGCCCCCCGCGCGACGAGGAGAGCCGACGCATCCTCGAGGAGGCCGCGGACCGGGGCGATCTCCGGCTGCACGGCTTCGTGGCCAACCAGGCCGCACTCGAGATGGTCTCCGGGTCCCTCGCCGGGCTGTCGCTCCTGCGCGACGAGCCGAACTACCGGCACTCGACCCCGACGAAGGTCTACGAGTACCTCGCCCACGGCGTCCCCGTGGTGACGACTCCCCTGCCCCTGGCCCGGGATCTCGTCGCCGCCTCCGGCGCGGGCATCGTCGTGCCGTTCGACGACGCCGAGGCCGTGGCAGCGGCGGTCGTCGAACTGTGGCGTGACCCCGAGAGAGCCGCCCGGATGGGGGCTGACGGGCATGCCTACGCGCGGCTACACCATGACTGGCGGTCGATGCAGGATGCCTTCGTCGAGGCCGTCCGTGCCGTCATGGGGAACGATCCGCAGGCCCAGCCGGGATCTCCCGGGGTGGGCACCACGGACGGGTCCACCCAGCCGGGTGGATACAGTTGA
- a CDS encoding ABC transporter ATP-binding protein: MAVPPEPTQPTTEDGAPEPKPSVIVSGLDIVYEVYGAKRGRAVASSDDENGLRIVERLLGDRQEKMGHVQKVHAVKDVSFVANVGESIGIIGRNGSGKSTLLRAIAGLIPPTSGSVWLSGEPSLLGVNAVLLGDLTGERNILIGGQALGLSPKEVRSRFDDIVEFSGIGDFVYMPMKAYSSGMGARLRFAISTAKTPDILMVDEALATGDADFKARSSERIREIRDEAGTVFLVSHSNSTVREMCTRALWMDKGRLIADGPAEDVVAAYQKTFPQKPKKATDSPGPRAKDS; encoded by the coding sequence ATGGCCGTGCCTCCTGAGCCGACCCAGCCAACCACCGAAGACGGCGCGCCCGAGCCGAAACCGAGCGTGATCGTCTCCGGCCTCGACATCGTCTACGAGGTCTACGGCGCCAAGCGCGGACGGGCCGTCGCCTCCTCTGATGACGAGAACGGCCTGCGGATCGTCGAGCGCCTCCTCGGTGACCGCCAGGAGAAGATGGGCCACGTCCAGAAGGTCCACGCCGTCAAGGACGTCTCCTTCGTCGCCAACGTCGGCGAGTCCATCGGCATCATCGGGCGCAACGGCTCGGGCAAGAGCACGCTGCTCCGCGCCATCGCCGGCCTGATCCCGCCGACCTCTGGCTCCGTGTGGCTCTCCGGCGAGCCGTCCCTCCTCGGTGTCAACGCCGTGCTCCTCGGGGACCTCACGGGCGAGCGCAACATCCTGATCGGGGGCCAGGCCCTCGGGCTCTCTCCCAAGGAGGTCCGGTCCCGGTTCGACGACATCGTCGAGTTCTCCGGGATCGGTGACTTCGTCTACATGCCGATGAAGGCCTACTCGTCCGGGATGGGGGCGCGGCTGCGGTTCGCCATCTCCACGGCCAAGACGCCCGACATCCTCATGGTCGACGAGGCGCTGGCGACCGGGGACGCCGACTTCAAGGCACGCAGCTCGGAGCGGATCAGGGAGATCCGCGACGAAGCCGGCACGGTCTTCCTCGTCAGTCACTCCAACAGCACCGTCCGAGAGATGTGCACCCGCGCGCTCTGGATGGACAAGGGGCGCCTCATCGCGGACGGACCGGCCGAAGACGTCGTCGCCGCCTACCAGAAGACGTTTCCGCAGAAGCCCAAGAAGGCCACGGACAGCCCGGGCCCCAGGGCCAAGGACTCATGA
- a CDS encoding glycosyltransferase family protein yields MTSRDIGLRRDLDRATKVVREAMTDSRVRSDLPRKLRKELHRRFPALRPKVRLRTSLPDFELPTGPSVRPQIRAAVILDPFSALALRYEWDQVELRPGEWREQMSEPRLPDLLFVESAWQGNGGSWRLAMTAPGAIRDELRELVEWAREQGVPTVFWNKEDPPNYDRFLDTAQWFDQVLTVDADRLPDYRRDLGHDRVGLLPFGAQPRLHNPVLRDHGREHEVAFAGTYFTEKHPERRAQVDSVIRPALGHGLHIYSRMALEDQRYQFPPEFRSSVVGSLPYERMLAAYTSYKVFLNVNSVTTSPTMCARRLFELSAAQTPVISGPAASIEPFFGDTITVSGSADETERALTVLLRHAEYRDRIALRAHRRVFDEHLYRHRVAEVLARVGHPVAGVDQSISAVVPTMRPDQLDHVLDFIAGQSHEEIELVLVTHGFEHDPGEVAARATERGLSAPVLRHADSSLTLGACMNLGVEAASGRYIAKMDDDNVYAEHYLRDLVRAFEYTEAVVVGKWAHYAHLTATGATLLRFPDAEHRYVKLVQGGTMLVPRDVALAEKFEDLPRRVDTTFLDKVRAAGGKVYSADRFNFVSVRSTSPDGHTWPITDMELLARRATLAFYGDATTHVTV; encoded by the coding sequence ATGACCTCACGCGACATCGGTCTGCGCCGCGACCTGGACCGAGCCACCAAGGTCGTCCGTGAGGCGATGACGGACAGCAGGGTGCGCAGCGACCTCCCCCGCAAGCTGCGCAAGGAGCTGCACCGCCGCTTTCCGGCACTTCGTCCCAAGGTCAGACTGCGCACGTCACTGCCGGACTTCGAGCTGCCCACCGGCCCGTCGGTCCGTCCGCAGATCCGCGCTGCCGTGATCCTCGATCCGTTCTCCGCGCTCGCCCTTCGGTACGAGTGGGACCAGGTCGAGCTCCGGCCCGGCGAGTGGCGCGAGCAGATGAGCGAGCCGCGCCTGCCGGACCTTCTCTTCGTGGAGTCGGCCTGGCAGGGCAACGGCGGATCCTGGCGGCTCGCCATGACGGCACCGGGAGCGATCCGCGACGAGCTGAGGGAGCTCGTCGAGTGGGCGCGTGAGCAGGGGGTCCCGACCGTGTTCTGGAACAAGGAGGACCCGCCGAACTACGACCGGTTCCTCGACACGGCCCAGTGGTTCGACCAGGTCCTCACGGTCGACGCGGACCGCCTGCCCGACTACCGCCGCGACCTCGGCCATGACCGGGTGGGGCTGTTGCCGTTCGGCGCCCAGCCGAGGCTGCACAACCCGGTCCTCCGCGACCACGGCCGTGAGCACGAGGTGGCCTTCGCGGGCACCTACTTCACCGAGAAGCACCCGGAGCGCCGGGCTCAGGTGGACAGCGTCATCAGGCCGGCCCTCGGCCACGGTCTGCACATCTACTCCAGGATGGCGCTCGAGGACCAGCGCTACCAGTTCCCGCCGGAGTTCCGATCCAGCGTCGTGGGCTCGTTGCCGTACGAGCGGATGCTCGCCGCCTACACGTCCTACAAGGTGTTCCTCAACGTCAACTCCGTGACGACGTCCCCGACGATGTGTGCTCGCCGGCTGTTCGAGCTCTCGGCAGCCCAGACGCCGGTGATCAGCGGCCCCGCAGCGTCCATCGAGCCGTTCTTCGGCGACACGATCACCGTCTCGGGCAGCGCGGACGAGACCGAGCGCGCCCTCACCGTGCTGCTCCGCCACGCCGAGTACCGCGACCGGATCGCGTTGCGCGCCCACCGGCGCGTCTTCGACGAGCACCTCTACCGGCACCGGGTCGCCGAGGTCCTCGCCCGGGTCGGCCATCCCGTTGCGGGTGTCGACCAGTCGATCAGCGCCGTCGTGCCCACCATGCGACCAGATCAGCTCGACCACGTCCTCGACTTCATCGCGGGCCAGTCGCACGAGGAGATCGAGCTCGTCCTCGTCACGCACGGCTTCGAGCACGACCCCGGCGAGGTCGCCGCGCGGGCCACGGAACGAGGGCTCTCGGCACCGGTGCTCCGGCACGCGGACTCCTCACTCACGCTCGGCGCCTGCATGAACCTCGGGGTCGAGGCTGCGTCGGGCCGGTACATCGCCAAGATGGACGACGACAACGTCTATGCAGAGCACTACCTCCGGGACCTCGTGCGGGCCTTCGAGTACACCGAGGCCGTCGTCGTCGGCAAGTGGGCCCACTATGCGCATCTCACGGCGACCGGTGCGACCTTGCTGCGGTTCCCCGACGCCGAGCACCGCTACGTCAAGCTGGTCCAGGGCGGGACCATGCTCGTGCCGCGAGACGTCGCGCTCGCCGAGAAGTTCGAGGATCTCCCGCGACGCGTCGACACGACGTTCCTGGACAAGGTCCGGGCCGCCGGTGGCAAGGTCTACTCCGCCGACCGATTCAACTTCGTGTCCGTCCGTTCCACCAGCCCGGACGGACACACGTGGCCCATCACGGACATGGAACTGCTCGCCAGACGTGCCACGTTGGCCTTCTACGGAGATGCAACGACCCACGTGACCGTGTGA
- a CDS encoding ABC transporter permease, translated as MTAEASPTTAAVPDGLEPRPLSADESRALAERHALMQIGVRPPLTAYLRDLWRKRHFIWTLASSQAYAAHQKYLLGQVWAVLNPLLLVASYYLIFGVLLNTRRGTANYLGFLTIGIFLFSFIASSMTSGAKAITNNIGLVRSLRFPRAVLPIAVTLTQLIHTLPALGVLVLLMLVTGEPIQLEWLMLPVAIVLLFLNVLGITFFLARIVEISRDIGNLVPVVTRLLRYISGVFFSIDSYAGHPVVHAIMAYQPVSLPLTIMREALLSESPIHLGNWLLALGWALVLPITGFLFFWRAEARYGRAS; from the coding sequence GTGACCGCCGAAGCCTCACCGACCACCGCCGCTGTGCCGGACGGCCTCGAGCCCCGGCCGCTCTCCGCCGACGAGTCCAGGGCGCTGGCGGAACGCCACGCCCTGATGCAGATCGGGGTTCGCCCACCACTGACCGCCTACTTGCGCGATCTCTGGCGCAAACGCCACTTCATCTGGACGCTCGCCTCGTCCCAGGCCTACGCCGCTCACCAGAAGTACCTGCTGGGCCAGGTCTGGGCCGTGCTCAACCCCCTGCTCCTCGTCGCGTCGTACTACCTGATCTTCGGGGTGCTGCTCAACACGAGGAGGGGCACGGCCAACTACCTCGGCTTCCTCACGATCGGGATCTTCCTCTTCAGCTTCATCGCCTCCTCGATGACCTCGGGCGCGAAGGCGATCACGAACAACATCGGTCTCGTCAGATCGCTTCGCTTCCCCCGGGCCGTGCTGCCCATCGCCGTGACGCTGACCCAGCTGATCCACACCCTGCCTGCGCTAGGTGTCCTCGTGCTGCTCATGCTGGTCACCGGTGAGCCGATCCAGCTCGAGTGGCTGATGCTGCCCGTGGCCATCGTGCTGCTGTTCCTCAACGTCCTCGGGATCACCTTCTTCCTGGCCCGGATCGTCGAGATCTCCAGGGACATCGGCAACCTGGTCCCAGTGGTCACCCGACTGCTCCGCTACATCTCCGGTGTGTTCTTCAGCATCGACAGCTACGCCGGGCACCCCGTCGTCCACGCGATCATGGCCTACCAGCCGGTCTCCCTGCCGCTGACCATCATGCGCGAAGCGCTCCTGTCCGAGTCGCCCATCCACTTGGGAAACTGGCTCCTCGCCCTCGGTTGGGCCCTGGTCCTCCCGATCACCGGCTTCCTGTTCTTCTGGCGCGCGGAGGCGAGGTATGGCCGTGCCTCCTGA
- the wecB gene encoding non-hydrolyzing UDP-N-acetylglucosamine 2-epimerase yields the protein MYRVMTIYGTRPEAIKMAPLVGELRRHDQIEPIVAVTGQHREMLDQVNSLFGIEPTHDLDLMTPGATLAEITSKTILATSHLLQDVRPDVVVVQGDTTTVLAAALSAFYEKIPVVHLEAGLRTGNIYSPFPEEVNRRLTSPLASLHLAPTPTSKANLLREGIDEATIPVTGNTVIDALQWTTTQPVAFTDPRVGEIVEAATDGRKLLLVTSHRRESWGDRMTESMGAIRDLAVANPDVLVLLPMHRNPIVRDVIEPMLGPLDNVTLTEPLEYHQFAHVLAASNVVLTDSGGVQEEAPSLGKPVLVMRDTTERPEAVDAGTVRLVGTDGEVIRSAVQELFDDREAYDAMANAVNPYGDGRAAKRCVAAIAAMLGIGEREPDFAS from the coding sequence ATGTACCGCGTCATGACCATCTACGGCACCCGACCGGAGGCCATCAAGATGGCCCCGCTCGTCGGAGAGCTTCGACGGCACGATCAGATCGAGCCCATCGTCGCCGTCACGGGCCAACACCGCGAGATGCTCGACCAGGTCAACTCGCTCTTCGGGATCGAGCCGACCCACGACCTCGACCTGATGACCCCCGGCGCGACGCTCGCGGAGATCACGTCGAAGACCATTCTCGCGACGTCACACCTGCTCCAGGACGTGCGGCCGGATGTCGTCGTCGTCCAGGGCGACACGACGACGGTGCTCGCTGCCGCGCTGTCGGCGTTCTACGAGAAGATCCCGGTCGTGCACCTCGAGGCCGGACTCCGGACGGGCAACATCTACTCCCCGTTCCCGGAGGAGGTGAACCGTCGACTCACGTCCCCGCTCGCCTCGCTCCATCTCGCCCCGACGCCGACCTCGAAGGCGAACCTGCTGCGCGAGGGCATCGACGAGGCGACGATCCCGGTCACGGGCAACACGGTCATCGACGCCCTCCAGTGGACGACCACGCAGCCGGTGGCCTTCACCGACCCGCGCGTCGGTGAGATCGTCGAGGCCGCCACGGACGGACGCAAGCTCCTCCTCGTGACGTCGCACCGGCGGGAGTCCTGGGGTGACCGGATGACCGAGTCGATGGGGGCGATCCGCGACCTGGCCGTCGCCAACCCGGACGTGCTCGTCCTGCTGCCGATGCACCGCAACCCCATCGTCCGAGACGTCATCGAGCCCATGCTCGGGCCGCTGGACAACGTCACGCTCACGGAGCCGCTCGAGTACCACCAGTTCGCCCACGTGCTGGCCGCGTCCAACGTCGTGCTCACCGACTCCGGTGGCGTCCAGGAGGAGGCGCCGAGCCTCGGCAAGCCCGTCCTCGTCATGCGGGACACGACGGAGCGTCCCGAGGCCGTGGATGCCGGGACGGTCCGGCTCGTCGGCACCGATGGCGAGGTCATCCGGTCGGCGGTGCAGGAGCTGTTCGACGACCGGGAGGCCTACGACGCGATGGCCAACGCGGTGAACCCGTACGGCGACGGCAGGGCCGCCAAGCGGTGTGTGGCTGCGATTGCCGCGATGCTCGGCATCGGCGAGCGAGAGCCGGACTTCGCCAGCTGA
- a CDS encoding nucleotide sugar dehydrogenase, with amino-acid sequence MAVDAAVIGLGYVGLPLAQAASRAGLTVVGLDIAEDVVASLNSGCSHIDDLSAADISQMLHAGFRATTDPTELNAAETIVISVPTPLSPDGGPDLSAVEAAVATVAAQLRPGMLVILESTTYPGTTDEVVRPILEAGGLSAGTDFHLAFSPERIDPGNASFGATNTPKVVGGHTPACTEAAASFYGRFVDTVVRTKGTREAEMAKLLENTYRHINIALVNEMARFCHDLEIDLWDVIDAASSKPFGFQAFYPGPGVGGHCIPIDPNYLSHNVRARLGYPFRFVELAQEINATMPGYVVRRAQDALNDDAKALRGSTVLILGVTYKPDIADERESPAVPLARQLVAHGATVRFHDPKITQWRALGDAATRVEDPSTAVAEADLTILVQNHREYDVDALAAAAQRFFDTRGVVTEGERIQRL; translated from the coding sequence GTGGCAGTTGACGCCGCCGTGATCGGCCTCGGCTACGTCGGCCTGCCGCTCGCGCAGGCCGCGTCGCGGGCCGGCCTGACGGTCGTCGGTCTCGACATCGCCGAGGACGTCGTCGCGTCGCTCAACTCCGGCTGCTCCCACATCGACGACCTGTCGGCAGCCGACATCTCCCAGATGCTCCATGCAGGTTTCCGAGCGACCACGGACCCCACCGAGCTCAACGCTGCCGAGACGATCGTGATCAGCGTCCCTACGCCCCTGTCGCCGGACGGCGGCCCGGACCTCAGCGCCGTCGAGGCGGCCGTGGCGACCGTGGCTGCGCAGCTCCGCCCCGGGATGCTCGTCATTCTCGAGTCGACCACCTACCCCGGGACGACCGACGAAGTGGTCCGGCCCATCCTCGAAGCGGGTGGCCTCAGCGCGGGCACCGACTTCCATCTCGCCTTCTCGCCCGAGCGCATCGACCCCGGCAACGCCTCGTTCGGGGCCACCAACACCCCCAAGGTCGTCGGCGGACACACACCCGCCTGCACCGAGGCAGCCGCCTCCTTCTACGGCAGGTTCGTGGACACCGTCGTGCGCACCAAGGGCACGCGCGAGGCGGAGATGGCCAAGCTGCTCGAGAACACCTACCGCCACATCAACATCGCCCTGGTCAACGAGATGGCTCGCTTCTGCCACGACCTCGAGATCGACCTCTGGGACGTCATCGACGCGGCCAGCTCCAAGCCGTTCGGCTTCCAGGCGTTCTATCCGGGCCCGGGGGTCGGCGGGCACTGCATCCCCATCGACCCCAACTACCTGTCCCACAACGTCCGAGCCCGCCTGGGCTACCCGTTCCGGTTCGTGGAGCTGGCCCAGGAGATCAACGCGACGATGCCGGGCTACGTGGTGAGGCGCGCACAGGACGCCCTCAACGACGACGCCAAGGCACTGCGTGGCTCCACCGTCCTCATCCTCGGTGTCACCTACAAGCCCGACATCGCGGACGAGCGTGAGAGCCCGGCGGTGCCCCTCGCCCGCCAGCTCGTCGCCCACGGCGCCACGGTCCGCTTCCACGACCCGAAGATCACGCAGTGGCGGGCGCTCGGCGACGCCGCAACCAGGGTGGAAGACCCGTCGACCGCCGTCGCCGAGGCAGACCTGACGATCCTCGTCCAGAACCACCGCGAGTACGACGTTGATGCCCTCGCCGCGGCCGCACAGCGGTTCTTCGACACCCGGGGCGTCGTGACCGAGGGCGAGAGGATCCAACGCCTGTGA
- a CDS encoding glycosyltransferase family 4 protein: protein MAPPGHELSADSDRDRRVEIAALLANVPALAAVLTQHLGRDPWKAASVVLRAGPPQLREAVRSAPVRGRLPALAVVADAAAGRRDEAVLALSSLVTSGTPGQLRAAAAVAAVLDRPDLADAAVERLPEGDAARKRLRALAAWSEGRLNHAVGLAEGTPGGRHTRLTEGLRAQLRVLEARAVHGLPERGAPSDGVPTGRHEGSPPTVLHVVTNALPEVQAGYTLRSQGIAAGQRAAGIDAHIVTRLGFPVDMGRITLSANFTHEGVPTHRLLPLQGVPVRADRRLAAHVDHLAQLARRIDADVLHAHSRHENGQAALLAGARLGRPVVYEARGFLEETWRSRGGRADSDFYRLSREAETACMRAADAVVTVSEPMRADIVARGIPAGKVTVVSNAVSAGYLADVPDASALRARLGIAADAFVVGLVSTLNDYEGVDVLLRAAALVDDPRLVVLVVGDGPARRDLERLARETLNPAGAVFTGRVPHSVARDHHAALDVFCVPRRRTPVTTLVPPLKPLEAMATGRPVIVSELPPLVELVGPAGGNDGPAAPGLRGLLAAPDDPVAWAEALKVLLYDPALRTRMGRAARRWVRENRTWDAAALTYADLYARVLNVTGTAPAQDEGATRGS from the coding sequence ATGGCGCCACCGGGTCACGAGCTGTCCGCCGACAGCGACCGGGACCGCCGCGTCGAGATCGCCGCCCTGCTCGCCAACGTGCCCGCGCTCGCCGCCGTCCTGACCCAGCACCTGGGTCGCGACCCGTGGAAGGCTGCCTCGGTCGTGCTCCGGGCCGGGCCGCCGCAGCTGCGAGAAGCGGTCCGTTCCGCCCCGGTGCGTGGCCGTCTGCCCGCTCTCGCCGTCGTTGCGGACGCCGCAGCGGGCCGTCGCGACGAGGCCGTCCTCGCGCTCAGCTCGCTCGTCACCAGCGGGACACCAGGACAGCTGCGGGCCGCGGCGGCGGTCGCAGCCGTGCTCGACCGGCCGGACCTCGCTGACGCCGCCGTGGAGCGACTGCCGGAGGGGGACGCCGCTCGGAAGCGGCTCCGAGCGCTCGCAGCGTGGTCCGAAGGCAGGCTGAACCACGCGGTCGGCCTGGCCGAAGGCACGCCCGGCGGTCGGCACACGCGGCTCACCGAGGGGCTGCGCGCTCAGCTCCGCGTGCTCGAAGCCCGCGCGGTCCACGGCCTGCCGGAGCGGGGAGCGCCGTCGGACGGGGTCCCCACCGGGCGGCACGAGGGCAGCCCCCCCACCGTCCTGCACGTGGTCACCAACGCCCTCCCGGAGGTGCAGGCCGGCTACACGCTCCGGTCGCAGGGCATCGCCGCCGGCCAACGAGCTGCGGGGATCGACGCGCACATCGTCACCCGGCTCGGCTTCCCCGTCGACATGGGTCGCATCACCCTCTCGGCGAACTTCACCCACGAGGGCGTCCCGACCCACCGGCTGCTACCGCTACAGGGTGTGCCGGTGCGGGCAGACCGGCGACTGGCCGCCCATGTCGACCATCTGGCCCAGCTCGCTCGCCGCATCGACGCCGACGTGCTCCACGCCCACAGCCGTCACGAGAACGGCCAGGCGGCCCTGCTCGCCGGGGCCCGGCTGGGACGGCCCGTCGTCTACGAGGCCCGCGGGTTCCTCGAGGAGACGTGGCGCAGCCGGGGCGGGCGCGCGGACTCCGACTTCTACCGCCTCTCCCGCGAGGCCGAGACGGCCTGCATGCGAGCCGCTGACGCCGTCGTCACCGTCTCCGAGCCGATGCGCGCCGACATCGTCGCTCGGGGCATCCCGGCGGGCAAGGTGACGGTCGTCAGCAACGCGGTGTCCGCCGGCTATCTCGCTGACGTGCCGGACGCGAGCGCTCTGCGAGCCCGGCTGGGCATCGCAGCCGACGCATTCGTCGTGGGCCTGGTGAGCACCCTCAACGACTACGAGGGCGTGGACGTGTTGCTCCGCGCAGCCGCGCTCGTCGACGACCCGCGACTCGTGGTTCTCGTGGTCGGTGACGGACCGGCTCGCCGCGACCTCGAACGCCTGGCGCGGGAGACGCTGAACCCGGCGGGCGCCGTCTTCACCGGACGCGTCCCGCACTCCGTCGCCCGCGACCACCATGCCGCCCTGGACGTCTTCTGCGTCCCGCGCCGACGGACGCCGGTCACCACTCTCGTCCCCCCGCTCAAGCCGCTCGAGGCGATGGCGACGGGCCGGCCCGTCATCGTCAGCGAGCTCCCGCCGCTCGTGGAGCTGGTCGGCCCGGCAGGGGGCAACGACGGGCCGGCCGCGCCCGGCCTGCGCGGCCTCCTGGCTGCACCGGACGACCCGGTCGCGTGGGCAGAGGCCCTGAAGGTGCTCCTGTATGATCCAGCGCTGAGGACACGCATGGGTCGAGCCGCGAGGCGCTGGGTCCGTGAGAACCGAACCTGGGATGCTGCCGCCCTCACGTACGCAGATCTCTACGCTCGGGTTCTGAACGTGACGGGGACGGCCCCCGCCCAAGACGAGGGAGCAACCCGTGGCAGTTGA
- the wecC gene encoding UDP-N-acetyl-D-mannosamine dehydrogenase: MFHDGIAVIGLGYIGLPTCAALTRQGLTLKGVDVNQHTVDEINAGRVPIVEPDLDEAVAEAVSKGLLSASTETPEASVYLIAVPTPFKGDHEPDLSYIRSATESIAPQLRGGEVVILESTSPPGTTLQISRWLAELRPDLKFPHEHDVPDVHLAHCPERVLPGRIMIEIFSNDRVVGGLTPACAEKAAQLYRTFVTGEILLTDATTAEMAKLTENSFRDVNIAFANELAEICEQLGLDVWEVIRLANRHPRVNILNPGPGVGGHCIAVDPWFIVAAAPEQARLIRTARETNDARPQTVISKVKSAFEELGKGADGEGATVACLGLAFKADIDDLRESPALHITEQLSTQFPGATVLAVEPHVTALPKSLDGRANVTLAEVSHAVREADVVLLLVDHQPFKRLTLGDLEGKKVIDTRGIWR, from the coding sequence ATGTTCCATGACGGAATCGCGGTCATCGGCCTCGGCTACATCGGCCTGCCGACGTGCGCCGCGCTCACTCGGCAAGGCCTCACCCTCAAGGGTGTCGACGTCAACCAGCACACGGTCGACGAGATCAATGCGGGCCGGGTGCCGATCGTCGAGCCGGACCTCGACGAGGCCGTCGCGGAGGCGGTGAGCAAGGGCCTGCTGAGTGCCAGCACCGAGACGCCGGAGGCCTCGGTCTACCTCATCGCCGTGCCCACGCCGTTCAAGGGCGACCACGAGCCGGACCTGTCCTACATTCGCTCGGCCACCGAGTCGATCGCCCCCCAGCTCAGGGGCGGCGAGGTCGTCATCCTTGAGTCCACGTCTCCACCCGGGACGACGCTCCAGATCAGCCGGTGGCTCGCCGAGCTGCGTCCCGACCTGAAGTTCCCGCACGAGCACGACGTTCCGGACGTGCACCTGGCGCACTGCCCTGAGCGGGTCCTGCCCGGCCGCATCATGATCGAGATCTTCAGCAACGACCGGGTCGTCGGCGGCCTGACCCCCGCCTGCGCCGAGAAGGCGGCCCAGCTGTACCGCACCTTCGTCACGGGCGAGATCCTCCTCACCGACGCGACCACGGCCGAGATGGCCAAGCTGACGGAGAACTCCTTCCGTGACGTCAACATCGCCTTCGCGAACGAGCTCGCGGAGATCTGTGAGCAGCTCGGCCTCGACGTGTGGGAGGTCATTCGCCTCGCCAACCGTCACCCGCGGGTCAACATCCTCAACCCCGGTCCCGGTGTGGGTGGCCACTGCATCGCCGTCGACCCATGGTTCATCGTGGCGGCCGCACCGGAGCAGGCCCGGCTCATCCGGACCGCACGAGAGACCAACGACGCCCGTCCGCAGACGGTCATCAGCAAGGTCAAGTCGGCCTTCGAGGAGCTCGGCAAGGGCGCCGACGGCGAGGGCGCCACGGTCGCCTGCCTCGGTCTCGCGTTCAAGGCTGACATCGACGACCTGCGCGAGTCGCCGGCGCTGCACATCACCGAACAGCTCTCCACGCAGTTTCCCGGCGCCACGGTCCTCGCGGTCGAGCCGCACGTGACGGCCCTGCCCAAGTCCTTGGACGGGAGGGCCAACGTCACGCTCGCCGAGGTGTCGCACGCGGTGCGGGAGGCCGACGTGGTCCTCCTCCTGGTCGACCACCAGCCCTTCAAACGCCTCACCCTGGGCGATCTCGAGGGCAAGAAGGTCATCGACACCCGCGGCATCTGGCGCTGA